The Macaca fascicularis isolate 582-1 chromosome 14, T2T-MFA8v1.1 genome contains the following window.
GCTGCAGCCGCCACTGCCTCATAGGACCGGGCAGCACGGCAGCGCTTGTAGTAGGCATCGAGCGCTCCGTACGCGTTGTTGTAATACAATGAATCCCCATAGCTCATGGTGTAAGGCGTACGCACTGCTCCGTATTGCTCATTATATTGCTCGGTCAAGTCTGCCACGCGGCCTGAACGATCTATCGGACACTCTTTGGACCAGTGCCCCTCTTTCCCGCACCGATAGCAGCCGCTCTGGTCTCCCATCCCGGGCGCAGTCCTAAGCCGGCTGGTGGACAACTGCACGTGCATTCGTTTGCCTTGAAGAAACAGACGCAAGAAGGGTTGCTATCACTCTTACTCATAGCCCCAGCCCCTACCCCAGACACTGGTCATAGCAATGGCTTTATCTAGGCAATTCTAATGCAGGACTCATCTTTaccaaaagataaaaaggaaaaaaaaaactcaacttaTAGATTCAGTATAATGACCTGATTTCAGGCAAAGATCAATTAGGTGACGAAATATGCCAGCTATAACAATAGTTTAAATGCTTAAGAAATAAACTACTCTTGCTCAAAACAATCTCATCCTTTGCCAAGTAACTGCAAGTAAAAATCATCTCCAAACAGCGGCTCAAAGTCAAAAGAAGTCAAAGTAAGAAAGAGTGCCCAATTTTTTTCTGACACCTCCAATCCTCACCAGCAAGATGGATTTTCATTAAGCAAGGGAATGTAAGTAAAGGCCAGCTCTCCACCCTtctcaaaaactttaaaagaatggAATAAAAGACTCCAATGATTACCACTATTAAAGAATGATCTAGACTCAATCCACAGCTGAATATGACAAGCAAATCTCAAAGTACATCTCTGGAAAAACCCTCATGAACTGGGGAGACTGAGGGGCACAAGTTGAAGGACAGCCTTCTCCCTTAACTGGGCCCTTTTAACTGCTGGTTCTGATCATTGCTTTAACATGGATTCTTTACAATCTGATAGTTAATTTTAGTGACCCTCTACTAGGGTCAAAGGCAAACAGGGCAAAAACAGGACAGATTGTTCTCAAATGCCTGAAATTTTAGAATACTGTAAAAACCATGGAAGAAAAGGTGGCTGAGGAAAGTGGAGAATAACTACTTATACTAGTCAGTGGACCAAACTGCTCAGTTTAAGCAGAATTAAAATACTTCTCCTGAAACTACCTATCTGAAAGCCTAACTAAGAACATATGCTTaatatttttcctgaaaattaaaatttgcatTCTGGAAATGAAAAGTATTACTTCTGAAAAGGTAATAAAAGCAGAATCTTTTCTAGAAAAGTTAAAACTAAGTTAGTCTCTACAGAAGCAATTTCTACCTAACATGATCTATCAGCTTACTGGTAAGCAAACTTCCGAAGACATCCAAATCCTGCAAAAACTTCCCAATGCAATTGGTTATGATGCACCTAAATATATACCTGTCAAAGGAGTAAATGGTCAAAAGCAAGGGAGAGTCAACAGATGGATCCTCTAACATTAGAGAAAATAGTAAACACACAATTTTACCTGCAAAATTAATGTTAGATTCTGGGAGACCAGAAAACACAATAGGGAAATGGGGATGGAAGGAACAAAATATCAAGGTCTACACAGCTGGGAAGTTTAGGTTGCAGGTTACTAAGAGAGCAGATATGCAATTATGCACTTAAGTGCCTTAAAGTGCTAGCCTGTCTCTGGCATTTGCCCAGTGGGCCACTTTGGCACCTAACAAAACCAGAGAAAACAAGTGCTAACAAAAGTGCCACTTTTGGCACCTAACAAAACCAGTGAAAACAACTAAGAAACCAACTGTGCACATTCCAGACAAAAAGATTATTAATAAATACCTTGATCTAAGCATCTCTTGGTTCcaatgccagaaaaagaatttaattttttaagaatatcTAAAAGAGATTTTAAGTGGGCATGCAATAGAGAAGATACCCAACACTAAGAAACGGAAAGGAAAAAAGACCACCCTAATACCACTCATCAATATACATCTATAACTCTAACAGAATagtattaagaaataaaaaacgCCAATATTAAATAAAGTAAGATAAAAAAACTAAGCGAAGGTTAGTGTCAGGGGATCTTGGGTTCAGACACCCAGAGTTTTATATAAGGATAATTTGTCCTGAATCAAGACCACACTGTCCTCTCCTTAAACCTAATTGCTACAAGCAGACACCACCTCTTCTGACGGGGCTACAGTGTGGCAAATAGTCCAAAAATTAGGTATCACACCGCAAACCCTCCACAAGAGCAGCCTTTGCTCTCAATTAAGTTGTTGACAAAATAATTCTCAACAcgcaaattgaaaaaaagaaagcaagctagACCTGAGAGACCTGCGTCACTTTTCTTTACTAATGCACAGCAATGCCCACGACACAGGGTACCCATTACTAGCGGAAATGATGATCAGACTTTCAGCTCTAAAAAAGCCCAATTTAAGGGAAATGGACACCAAAGGCAGCAGTAATGACTCTTAATGAGGGGAGTACTCAGAAACAGAATCGACCACTACACTGTCAGAACACAGGTTTGGAATATATAGCAAGGAGTCACAGGAATACTCCATAATTTGgataaagctttttattttttaaatttttgttcagTCCTGCTTAATTAAGCTAAAAAAGGACACCGCTCTTTTTGATACTGGGAAACCAAAGGAGGTGAGAGAAGAGTTCAGATAGCAACTCACCATGATTACCACCCCTGAACTGCCACTGTTGCTTCAGAcctcagattttggaatatttgcgtGATACGtaccagttgagcatcccaaatctgaaaattcaaaatccaaaatgctctaacaagcatttcctttgagcaacATGTAGGTATTCAAAATGTTGGGGATTTGAGATGCTTCCAAATGAAGTGACAATCCACATCATCACCCATGCTGCCCTCCAGGCACAAAAAATTCATTTGGTTAAGACTCCTAAGATAACACAAATCTAAGTGCTCTATTCACCAAAATTTTATAAAGTCCAGCCCCCCAAACCAATGAAAAGACAGTCATTACTGCCCCTAAAACCCCAGTGCCTCCTCCCCAAGTAGTCCTAAAATCAGCCTTCTAATTCTAGAGTGGCCTTATACTCAAAACACAACCCCTTGgtacagatataataataataaaaaaaacaagagCTGTAACTCTTTTAAGAGTTTGTGTAAGGCAGGACAACTTAACAAGGATTCTGCTCCTATAAAAGTGTTGCTTGACATGTTTTTGCGAGGTTCTTCATGTAAAATGCATAATTCTGATCCTATGCTGAGAGCAGTAAATTCAGAGTGAGGAACTCTGAACTGTGCTCTACtaccaaaaaaagcaaaaacaaaaaacaaaaaaacccagtaaCTCAGAAAGCCTTCAGAGAAAAGGATTTCTGTACTGATGAGCACAAAAGCCTTAGGGGCTCCAAATAAAAGCTGAGTGGTTTTTCTCCAGGAGACAGCTGCCTAAGGTAAAGCCTCTAAGTCCCATGTATTCTACATCTTAAGTCCATCACCCATACTTAATTCTTCACCACCAGCCAGCCAACAGCTGTTATCTTTACCAAACCTCTCCTTTTACGCATCCAACCACTTTCTGCACATAGCCTTGTGTTCAGCCCTCTACCCAAAGAGGGTGGTTCACCTTGAAACTCTGTGTTATCAAGGCCCCTGATGGCCTCCACTGCATCCTCTGCCCGCTCCATGTGTACGAAGGCATAATCTTTCACGATGTCACATTCGATGACCGGACCATACTCCTCAAACTTGGCTCGAAGCTCCTTATTGGTGCAAGTGGGACTGATGTTGCCCACATGCAACTTTGTTGAGGTTTTGCTCTTATTCTTGCTGGCTTCCACGTTGATGTTCACCCCATGAAGCTTGTAATGGTGCAGGTTGCGTATGGCATCTTCAGCTGCAGTTTTATCTTCTATGTGCACAAAGCCGTAATTCTTAATGATGTCACATTCCAGCACCTTCCCATACTGCTCGAAGAGTGAGCGAATCTCCTGCTCTGTAGCCTCCCGGGGCAGGTTTCCGATGAACAGCTTCACCATCCTGACAAGAGCCTGGGAGAGAAAAACAAGATTTCTGACAAAAGACCTTAGGCCCACATCAGTTCATAAAAAAACAACGACTTTCACTCTGATGTATATTTCCAGTTTTCTCTCACCCGCCtgcacacacacctccacacGATACAATCAAAGGGAAGTGGGAGTGAACTAAGGCCTGCTATAGTAGCCGCCATGAACCTGTAAGAATGAGAAGACGTCTGCAATAGGGAGGTCCTTAGTAGACAAAGGATTTAGTAAGAACTGATACCTTCCAACAGAAATGTGCATGAAAAACAGCATACGGAGAGATGGGGGTACTGGGCTTTTCTCTCCATTAGgaaagcaacagaaaaccaaagtcTACTAGGCTTGCTGCCTGCCTGAAATTATCAACAGG
Protein-coding sequences here:
- the LOC102121010 gene encoding RNA-binding protein 4 isoform X6 — translated: MVKLFIGNLPREATEQEIRSLFEQYGKVLECDIIKNYGFVHIEDKTAAEDAIRNLHHYKLHGVNINVEASKNKSKTSTKLHVGNISPTCTNKELRAKFEEYGPVIECDIVKDYAFVHMERAEDAVEAIRGLDNTEFQGGMCVG
- the LOC102121010 gene encoding RNA-binding protein 4 isoform X4: MVKLFIGNLPREATEQEIRSLFEQYGKVLECDIIKNYGFVHIEDKTAAEDAIRNLHHYKLHGVNINVEASKNKSKTSTKLHVGNISPTCTNKELRAKFEEYGPVIECDIVKDYAFVHMERAEDAVEAIRGLDNTEFQGKITPVTEGYCCCNKGHTYIFKNCNLILGSRKSRRC
- the LOC102121010 gene encoding RNA-binding protein 4 isoform X3 codes for the protein MVKLFIGNLPREATEQEIRSLFEQYGKVLECDIIKNYGFVHIEDKTAAEDAIRNLHHYKLHGVNINVEASKNKSKTSTKLHVGNISPTCTNKELRAKFEEYGPVIECDIVKDYAFVHMERAEDAVEAIRGLDNTEFQGKRMHVQLSTSRLRTAPGMGDQSGCYRCGKEGHWSKECPIDRSGRVADLTEQYNEQYGAVRTPYTMSYGDSLYYNNAYGALDAYYKRCRAARSYEAVAAAAASVYNYAEQTLSQLPQVQNTAMASHLTSTSLDPYDRHLLPTSGAAATAAAAAAAAAAVTAASTSYYGRDRSPLRRATAPVPTVGEGYGYGHESELSQASAAARNSLYDMARYEREQYADRARYSAF
- the LOC102121010 gene encoding RNA-binding protein 4 isoform X5, coding for MVKLFIGNLPREATEQEIRSLFEQYGKVLECDIIKNYGFVHIEDKTAAEDAIRNLHHYKLHGVNINVEASKNKSKTSTKLHVGNISPTCTNKELRAKFEEYGPVIECDIVKDYAFVHMERAEDAVEAIRGLDNTEFQGSHFIAQTGVQWHDLGSL